From Ruminococcus sp. HUN007, a single genomic window includes:
- the rpsD gene encoding 30S ribosomal protein S4, translating into MAINKEPLLKKCKYLGISPMVMGVSKDTKRKADQGNRKKLSEYGMQLKEKQKLKFIYGVLEKQFYHYFEIAEKQQGQAGTNLITILESRLDNVVFRMGLATTRRESRQLVTHGHFSVNGKRIDIPSYRIKPGDVISLRENSRKSTKFKEIVELTNGRVVPLWLEANKEDFSAKVVRMPVKEDLDYEVEEHLIVELYSK; encoded by the coding sequence ATGGCTATTAATAAGGAACCACTTCTTAAGAAATGTAAGTATTTAGGTATCAGCCCAATGGTTATGGGTGTTTCAAAGGATACAAAGCGTAAAGCTGATCAGGGTAACAGAAAGAAGCTTTCTGAATACGGAATGCAGCTCAAGGAAAAGCAGAAGCTCAAGTTCATCTACGGTGTTCTTGAAAAGCAGTTCTACCACTACTTTGAGATTGCTGAAAAGCAGCAGGGCCAGGCTGGTACAAACCTTATCACAATTCTTGAATCAAGACTTGATAACGTTGTATTCAGAATGGGTCTCGCTACAACAAGACGTGAATCAAGACAGCTTGTTACTCACGGCCACTTCAGCGTAAACGGCAAGAGAATCGACATTCCATCATACAGAATCAAGCCGGGCGATGTTATCTCACTCAGAGAAAACAGCAGAAAGAGCACAAAGTTCAAGGAAATCGTTGAACTTACAAACGGCAGAGTAGTACCTCTCTGGCTCGAAGCTAACAAAGAGGATTTCTCAGCTAAGGTTGTTCGTATGCCTGTTAAGGAAGACCTTGACTATGAAGTAGAAGAACATCTGATCGTCGAACTTTATTCTAAGTAA